The following proteins are co-located in the Penaeus monodon isolate SGIC_2016 chromosome 35, NSTDA_Pmon_1, whole genome shotgun sequence genome:
- the LOC119595238 gene encoding circumsporozoite protein-like, with product MSVEGVAKMLRIFARWFYSTLKRIFRIRDKTFNNELEDGGTFVVNWRALGVETSFLGLISKTNPNPSAYPSLTLYPNPNPSPSPNPIPNPNPNPNSNPNPNPNPIPNPNPNPNPIPYPNPIPYPNPIPNPNPSANPIPNPIPNPNPSANPIPNPNPSPNPIPNPIPNPNPSANPIPNPIPSANPIPNPIPNPNPSANPIPNPIPNPKPSANPIPNPNLNPNPIPNPNPFSFPFSRLLPRSQNCNDGGGAISTECVIEQIIMQLNPIILKREDHPISSLRPNTWPLINEKCTRFIKRICQNLEIQKHPVDTGTSYLSGDKTHFHQIIDDLKTS from the exons ATGTCGGTTGAAGGTGTTGCAAAAATGTTGAGAATTTTTGCCCGGTGGTTTTATAGT ACTCTCAAACGTATCTTTAGAATTAGAGATAAAACGTTCAATAATGAATTAGAGGATGGAGGAACCTTTGTGGTGAATTGGAGAGCCCTTGGTGTCGAAACTTCCTTCCTCGGG CTCAT TTCTAAAACTAATCCTAATCCCAGTGCTTATCCTAGTCTCACTCTTTATCCCAATCCTAATCCCAGTCCCAGTCCCAATCCtattcctaatcctaatcctaatcctaattcCAATCCTAATCCTAACCCCAATCCTATTCCTAATCCCAATCCCAATCCCAATCCTATTCCTTATCCCAATCCTATTCCTTATCCCAATCCtattcctaatcctaatcctagtGCCAATCCTATTCCTAATCCTATTCCTAATCCTAATCCCAGTGCCAATCCTATTCCTAATCCTAATCCCAGTCCCAATCCTATTCCTAATCCTATTCCTAATCCTAATCCCAGTGCCAATCCTATTCCTAATCCTATTCCCAGTGCCAATCCTATTCCTAATCCTATTCCTAATCCTAATCCCAGTGCCAATCCTATTCCTAATCCTATTCCTAATCCTAAACCCAGTGCCAATCCTATTCCTAATCCTAATCTTAATCCCAATCCTATTCCTAATCCtaatcccttttcctttcctttttctcgccTGTTGCCAAGATCCCAAAATTGCAATGACGGAGGCGGTGCAATATCCACAGAGTGCGTGATTGAGCAGATTATCATGCAACTTAA TCCCATTATTCTAAAGCGCGAAGATCACCCCATCAGCTCATTAAGACCCAACACCTGGCCACTTATCAATGAAAAATGCACACGGTTCATTAAAAGAATTTGCCAAAACCTTGAGATTCAGAAGCATCCTGTTGACACGGGGACGTCTTACCTGTCTGGAGATAAGACACATTTTCATCAAATTATAGATGACTTGAAGACAAGTTAA